One segment of Clarias gariepinus isolate MV-2021 ecotype Netherlands chromosome 6, CGAR_prim_01v2, whole genome shotgun sequence DNA contains the following:
- the LOC128526805 gene encoding cytochrome b-c1 complex subunit 6, mitochondrial, with translation MVLEEKKIINGDPEEEEEEEEEEELVDPLETIRQKCAETEHCVHAHEKLEMCETRVGSRSTDEECTEELFDFLHARDHCVAHKLFTSLK, from the exons ATGGTGCTTGAGGAGAAAAAGATTATAAACGGAGACCCAGAGGAG gaggaagaagaggaggaggaagaagaattgGTG GACCCATTAGAGACAATCAGGCAAAAATGTGCGGAGACAGAGCACTGCGTGCACGCGCATGAGAAACTTGAGATGTGTGAGACAAGGGTGGGCTCACGGTCAACTGATGAGGAGTGTACTGAGGAGCTTTTCGATTTCCTGCACGCTCGGGATCACTGC GTGGCCCACAAGCTCTTCACGTCACTCAAATGA